The Odocoileus virginianus isolate 20LAN1187 ecotype Illinois chromosome 30, Ovbor_1.2, whole genome shotgun sequence genome window below encodes:
- the PNRC2 gene encoding proline-rich nuclear receptor coactivator 2, which yields MGGGERYNIPAPQTRNVSKNQQQLSRQKTKDQNSQMKIVHKKKERGHTYNSSPAAWQAMQNGGKNKNFPNNQNWNSSLSSPTLLFKSQTNQNYAGAKFSEPPSPSVLPKPPSHWVPVSFNPSDKEIMTFQLKTLLKVQV from the coding sequence ATGGGTGGTGGAGAGAGGTATAACATTCCAGCCCCTCAAACTAGAAATGTTAGTAAGAACCAACAACAGCTTAGTAGACAGAAGACCAAGGATCAGAATTCCCAGATGAAGATTGTtcacaagaaaaaggaaagaggacaTACTTATAATTCATCACCAGCTGCATGGCAGGCCATGCAAAATGGGGGGAAGAACAAAAATTTTCCAAACAATCAAAACTGGAACTCTAGCTTATCAAGTCCCACCTTACTTTTTAAGTCTCAAACTAATCAGAACTATGCCGGGGCCAAATTTAGTGAGCCGCCATCACCAAGTGTTCTTCCTAAACCACCAAGCCACTGGGTTCCTGTTTCCTTTAATCCTTCTGAtaaagaaataatgacatttcAACTTAAAACCTTACTTAAAGTACAGgtataa